A region of the Muricauda sp. MAR_2010_75 genome:
CACATTTTCTGGCGCCTTACTTTGGCATACCATGCACCCTTGGCCCCAAAGACCACCAGGATTGGTGGAAATGGGTTTTGAGGAGTTGGCCAAAAGATGGATGCCCATCCTGAACCATTTTGATGAAGAAGGTGTGGATGTATGCTACGAAATCCACCCGGGAGAGGATCTTCACGATGGGGATACCTTTGAGCGCTTTTTAAAAGCTACCGGCAATCACAAAAGGGTAAACATTCTTTACGACCCAAGTCACTTCGTTCTTCAACAATTGGATTACATTGAGTACATCGATTTTTACCATGAGTTCATCAAATCGTTCCACGTGAAGGATTCCGAGTTTAACCCCACTGGGAAGAAAGGTGCCTTTGGAGGCTATAACGATTGGGGCGACAGAGCCGGACGTTACCGTTCGTTGGGTGATGGTCAAATCGACTTTAAGACCATTTTCTCCAAATTAACCCAATACGGATGCGATGTTTGGGCCGTGATGGAATGGGAATGTTGTATTAAAAGTCCAGAACAGGGAGCACGTGAAGGCGCCAAGTTCATTCAGGATCATATTATAGAGGCCACCCAAAAAACCTTTGATGATTTTGCTGGGGCCGACATTGATTCAGAAAAACTCAAAAACATACTGGGACTATGAGAAAATCAATTTTATTGACTGTTTTAATCTTGGTTTTCGCCTGCAAAGAAAAGTCCAAGGAAAATGCATCTGAAGAAACGGAACAAGAGGAAATGGAGATTGTTCAAGAACCGGAATGGACTGTTTTGTTTGATGGTTCATCGTTTGACGGATGGCATATTTACAACGGTGGAGAGGTAGGTGCACCCTGGAAGTTGGAAGATGGCGCCATGATTTTTGATCCTTCTTTGGATGAATCCGATGGGAAACACTATAACCTTGTCACCGATGAGGAATACACCAACTTTGAACTTTCCTTAGAGTGGATGGTGACCGAAGGAGCCAACAGTGGGGTCATGTGGGGTGTGGTGGAAGATGAAAAGTATGGAGAACCCTATAATACGGGCCCAGAAATTCAAGTTTTGGATAATATTGGTCACCCCGACGGAAAAAACGGTCCAACCCGCCAGGCAGGTGCTTTGTACGACATGATTCCTACGGATTCGACTGCCGTAAAATCAGTTGGGGAGTGGAATCGTATGG
Encoded here:
- a CDS encoding sugar phosphate isomerase/epimerase — translated: MKTIKGPAVFLAQFVDSQPPFNSLDGLCKWASGLGYKGIQIPTWESFLIDLDKAAESQDYCDELKGKINSYGLEITELSTHLQGQLVAVHPAYDIMFDNFAPEALHGKPKERTQWAIDTVKKAATASRRLGLNAHATFSGALLWHTMHPWPQRPPGLVEMGFEELAKRWMPILNHFDEEGVDVCYEIHPGEDLHDGDTFERFLKATGNHKRVNILYDPSHFVLQQLDYIEYIDFYHEFIKSFHVKDSEFNPTGKKGAFGGYNDWGDRAGRYRSLGDGQIDFKTIFSKLTQYGCDVWAVMEWECCIKSPEQGAREGAKFIQDHIIEATQKTFDDFAGADIDSEKLKNILGL
- a CDS encoding DUF1080 domain-containing protein, with the protein product MRKSILLTVLILVFACKEKSKENASEETEQEEMEIVQEPEWTVLFDGSSFDGWHIYNGGEVGAPWKLEDGAMIFDPSLDESDGKHYNLVTDEEYTNFELSLEWMVTEGANSGVMWGVVEDEKYGEPYNTGPEIQVLDNIGHPDGKNGPTRQAGALYDMIPTDSTAVKSVGEWNRMVIAINHETNEGSVVLNDNTVAEFPVNGEAWEEMVSKSKFADWEGFGNFKTGKIALQHHGEPIVIGYRNIKIKEL